In Flavobacterium sp. N3904, one DNA window encodes the following:
- a CDS encoding RNA polymerase sigma factor, with amino-acid sequence MEINKYIEKAKKGDQVAFTFLLDYYWNEVYGFMLKRTENETNAEDITIETFSKAFDKIATYNSEYQFNTWLISIAKNVHIDLIRKNKSSLFIEITDEQDQQAYNIADTTPSAEDVLITEQNLSRLLQFIKELKPHYQEVIQLRYFQEMSYQEIANKINEPLSNVKIKLLRAKKLLSEIIQNRR; translated from the coding sequence TTGGAAATAAACAAATATATAGAAAAAGCAAAAAAAGGAGATCAAGTAGCCTTTACTTTTCTGTTGGATTATTATTGGAATGAAGTGTACGGATTCATGCTCAAACGCACTGAAAACGAAACAAATGCCGAAGATATCACCATTGAAACTTTCTCTAAAGCATTTGACAAAATTGCCACATACAATTCAGAATACCAGTTTAATACTTGGCTTATTTCTATAGCCAAAAATGTACATATCGATTTAATTCGAAAAAATAAATCGAGCTTGTTTATAGAAATTACAGACGAGCAAGACCAACAAGCCTACAATATTGCCGACACCACTCCGTCGGCGGAAGATGTATTGATAACAGAACAAAATCTTTCGCGGCTATTGCAATTTATAAAAGAGTTAAAACCCCATTACCAAGAAGTGATTCAGTTGCGTTATTTTCAGGAAATGAGTTACCAAGAAATTGCCAACAAAATAAACGAACCCTTGAGCAATGTGAAAATCAAATTGCTTCGTGCCAAGAAATTACTTTCCGAAATTATCCAAAACAG
- a CDS encoding glycosyltransferase, whose protein sequence is MLTFTLYFFIAVVVIQLFYYLIVFGKFSFSKVQEIEAKNIPISVIVCAKNEEENVIKYIPLLIEQNYPDFEIVLIDDASSDNTLDIFEEFEKKYSNIKLVKVKNNEAFWGNKKYALTLGIKAATKEHLLFTDADCYPTSKDWITAMSAQFSKEKTIVLGYGAYEKIANSILNKIIRFETLLTAMQYFSWAKMGKPYMGVGRNLAYKKDEFFNVNGFIDHIQIRSGDDDLFINQAANADNTTISYTPESFTYSTPKTNFKDWFIQKRRHVATAKHYKAFDKIQLGFFFISQLLFFIVPIILLAFQFQWILVLSLIGFRYLFTWIVIGFAAGKLKEKDVMYWYPFIEIILIFTQINIFFTNIFSKPAHWK, encoded by the coding sequence TTCAAAAGTCCAAGAAATAGAAGCAAAAAACATTCCAATTTCTGTGATTGTTTGTGCCAAAAATGAAGAAGAAAATGTTATAAAATACATTCCCTTACTGATTGAACAAAATTATCCTGATTTTGAAATCGTTTTGATTGACGATGCTTCTAGTGATAACACTTTGGATATATTTGAAGAGTTTGAAAAAAAATATTCAAACATAAAATTGGTTAAAGTAAAAAACAACGAAGCCTTTTGGGGAAACAAAAAATACGCCCTAACATTAGGAATTAAGGCCGCTACAAAAGAACATTTATTATTTACAGATGCCGATTGTTATCCGACTTCTAAAGATTGGATAACTGCGATGAGTGCGCAATTCTCCAAAGAAAAAACTATAGTCTTGGGCTATGGCGCTTATGAAAAGATAGCCAACTCAATCCTCAATAAAATAATCCGATTTGAAACATTACTTACCGCCATGCAATATTTTTCGTGGGCAAAAATGGGTAAACCGTATATGGGTGTAGGTCGTAATTTGGCATACAAAAAAGACGAATTTTTTAATGTAAACGGTTTTATAGACCATATTCAAATTCGTTCAGGCGATGATGATTTGTTCATCAATCAAGCGGCAAATGCTGATAATACTACTATTAGTTATACTCCTGAAAGCTTTACATATTCGACACCAAAAACTAATTTTAAAGATTGGTTTATTCAAAAAAGAAGACACGTTGCCACAGCCAAACATTACAAAGCCTTTGACAAAATACAACTCGGCTTCTTCTTTATTTCCCAGTTGTTGTTTTTTATTGTTCCCATAATTTTATTAGCATTCCAATTTCAATGGATACTTGTGTTAAGCCTTATCGGCTTTAGATATTTGTTTACTTGGATCGTAATCGGATTTGCAGCAGGAAAATTAAAAGAAAAAGATGTGATGTATTGGTATCCTTTTATAGAAATTATTCTTATATTCACTCAAATTAATATCTTTTTTACCAATATTTTTTCAAAACCTGCCCATTGGAAATAA